The Mycobacteriales bacterium region CGACTCGACCAGCTCGGCGAAGCGGCCGCTCTCGGCCGCGGACATGCCGGCGGTCGGCTCGTCGAGCAGCAGCAGGGTCGGCTCGGTGGCCAGCCCCACCGCGACCTCCAGCTGCCGCCGCTCACCGTGCGACAGCTCGCTGACGCGTGACCGGGCCCGGTCGCTGAGGCCGGTCTGCTCCAGGCAGCGCTGCACGCACAGGTCGACCTCCGGGCAGCGCTTGGTGGAGCGGCGGATCCGCAGGCCGTCGCCCGTGACCCGCTGCGCCGCGATCGCCACATTGTCGGCGACCGACAGCGACAGGAACAGCGACGAGTGCTGGAAGGTCTTGGCCAGGCCGGCCCGGGAGCGCCAGGCGTCGGACGTGGCCGTGACGTCCCGCCCGTCGAAGGCGATCGACCCGGAGGTGGCCTTCAGCGTGCCGGCCAGCAGGTTGAACAACGTCGACTTGCCGGCGCCGTTCGGGCCGATCAGGGCGTGCCGCGCGCCGCGCGCGACCGTCAGGCTGACGTCGTCGACCGCTGCGAGCCGGCCGAAGCGCTTGGTCACACCGGTGCACTGCAGGACGGGATCCATTCCGGCTCCTGACGTCGGCGGGCGGGTCATGACGGCACCCGGCTGCGGTGGGGCAGCCGGAGACCGGCGAAGCCGCGGGGCAGCAGGTAGACGGCGGCGATGAACACGATCCCCATGAGCAGCCCGCCTCGCCCGCCGAGCAGCGGGCCGATCTCGTCCCGCAGGTAGAACACGAGCGCCGTGCCGAGGACGGCGCCCCACAGGCTGCCGCGGCCGCCGATGACGACGGCGAGCAGCGCGAGGGCGGAGACCTCGAAGCCCAGGTCGGTGGGCGAGACGAACCGCGCCTGCGCGACATAGAGCGCGCCCGCGGCGCCGGCGACGGCCCCGGCGATCACGAAGACGGTGTACTTGACCCGGAAGGTCGAGTAGCCCAGCGAGCTCATCCGCTGCTCGTTGTCGCGGATGCCCCGCAGCGTGCGGCCGAAGGCGCTGCGCGAGACGAGCACGACCAGAGCGAAGAACAGCAGCGCCACCGAGAGCACGTACCAGTACCGGATGCCGGCCAGCCGCACCGGCTCACCGCCGGGTGACAAGGTCAGAGCCGGAATGCCCACCAGGCCGTTGGTGCCGCCGGTGACCGCGTCCCAGCGGCCGGCCAGGACGTGCACCAGCTCGGCGAGGGCGAGCGTGAGCATGAGCAGGTAGGTGCCGCGGGTCCGCACGACGAGTGCTCCGACCAGCACCGACAGCAGCGCGCCGGCGACGACCGCCGCGAGCAGCTGCACCGGAGCGAACGGCGTGACCTCCTTGGCCGTGATGCCGGCGGCGTAGGCCCCGACGCCGAACGGCGCCGCGTGCCCGAGCGAGGGCAGTCCCGAGACCCCGACCAGCAGGTCCAGGCTGACGGCGAACAGCGCCAGCGCCAGGATCCGGGTCAGCGCGTTGGCGAGCTCTGCGGGTGCCAGGAACGGCACCGCGAACAGCGCCAGGACGATGGCCGCACCGATCGGCAGGTGGCGGCGCAGGAAGACACCCTGAGGCGCCGGCCGCGGGGCCGCGACGACCTCGTCGATGTTCATGTCGGACGTCGACGCCGTCGACGCCAGTGCCGGACCGGTCATGCCGCCCTCCCGGAGGCCAGGATGCCCGAGGGCCGCAGCAGCAGCACCAGGGCCATCGTCCCGAAGGTGAGGAAGGAGGCGTACGTCGGCAGCAGCGAGACGCCCAGCGCCTCGACCTGCCCGATCAGCAGCGCGCCGACCAGGGCGCCGGAGACCGAGCCGAGGCCGCCGATGACGACGACGACCAGACCGAGGATGAGCACCCGCGTGTCGAGCCCGGGCGACGCGCTCAGGATCGGCGCGCCGAGCACGCCACCGAACGCGGCGAGAGCGGCGCCGGCCGCGAACACCCCCGTGACCAGGTAGGTGGTGTTGACGCCGAGCGCCCGCACCATCTGCGGGTCGGCCACGCTGGCCTGCACCAGCGAGCCGACGCGGGTGCGCTCGATGAGGTACCAGGCGCCGAGGGCCAGCAGCAGCCCCACCGCGATGACGACCAGCCGGTAAGTCGGGTAGCTGTCGCCGAGGATGCTGGTGCTGCCGCCGAGGACCGCGGGCGCGGCGACCGACTTGACGTCGTTGCCGTAGGCCTCGGAGAACAGGTCGGCCAGCACGAAGGCGATGCCGAGCGTGAGCAGTGCCTGGTCGAGGTGGCCGCGGTGCGCGATCGGCCTGGTGACGAGCGAGAGGCCGGCCCCCGCCACGGCCCCGGCGGCGAGGGCGACCAGCGCGGCGAGCACGAAGACGAGGAGCCCGCCGCCACCGTCCCCGAGCACGGTGACGGCGAGGTAGGCGCCACCGAGGTAGAGCGCACCGTGCGCGAGGTTGAGGACGTCCATGACCCCGAAGACGAGCGACAGCCCGAGGGCGATGGTGAACAGCAGGACACCGAACGCCACGCCGTCGATGATCGTCACCAGGTTGGTGCCGAGCCAGCCGAGCACGGGGACTCCAGGGGAGAAAGGGAGGGTGCCACCGGCCGCGGCGGCGGTCGGTGGCACCGGTGGTCAGGAGGCCGGGAGCTCGTCGACGACCATGTTCACCAGGCCGCCCTGGCCCGCCTCGACGCGGCGCAGGTAGTAGGTCTGGTCCGGGCCGTGTCCGGCGGAGAAACCGAACTCCCCACGCGGGCTGTCGACGGTGTCGATGGCCTGCAGGCCCGCCACGACGTCCGGCCCCTCGGTGCCGTTCGCGAAGGCCTGGTCGAGGACCTGTGCGGCGTCGTAGGCCTGCACCGCGTAGACCGTCGGCGCCTCGTCGTACTTCGCGCGGTAGGCCTCCACGAACTCCTTGTTGCGGGGCGTGTCGAGCTGGTCGGTGTAGTGCAGCGAGGTCTCGACGCCGGTGGCCGCCTCGCCCGCGGCCTGGAGCACGCCGCCCTCGGTGAGGAAGCCGCTCGAGTAGAGCTTGACCTTGTCCTTGAGGCCGAACTGCGCGTACTGCTTGGTGAACGCGACCGCCTCCGCCCCGGCGAAGAAGGAGTAGACGCAGTCCGCGCCCGACTGCTTCACCTGGGCGAGGAACGGCTGGTAGTTGGTCGTGGTCCCGAACGGCGGGAAGACCGATCCGGCCACCTTCCCCCCGGCCTGCGTGAACGACTTCTCGAAACCGCCGGCCGCCTCCTTGCCGGCGGCGTAGTCGGCGGCCATCAGGAAGACGCTCTTGCACTTCTCCGCGGCGTACGGGCCCAGGGCCGCGGCGACCTCGCCGTTGGCGAACGAGGTGCGCCAGACGTAGTCGGAGCTGCGCTCGCCGGTGATGGCGTCCGCGCCGGCGTTGGCGATGACGAGCGGGATCTGCGCCTCCTCGAAGGCGTCGCGGACGCCGAGGGCGGTCGCCGAGTTGACGATGCCGACCACGGCCGCGACGTCCTGCTGGATCAGCCGCTGCGCACCCGGGACGCCGGTGTCCGGGGTCTCGCCCTCGTCGACGACCTGCAACTCGACCTTGCGCCCCGCGAGCTGCCCGTCGTGCTGCTCCAGGTAGAGCTCGAAGCCCTGCCGCAGGTCCTCCCCGAGCGGCGCGTAGACGCCGGAGGTCGGTACGAGCAGCCCGACGGGGATCGGCGAGGTGTCATCGGTGGACCCCGCGGCGTCCGACCCACCGCCGCCGAGGCTGTTGGCCCCGCCGCAGGCAGTCAGGACGGTGGCGCCGAGGGCGGCGACGAGGGGGACCAGCGGGTGCCGGGGACGGCGCATCGAGGACGACCTTTCGGGGGATCTCGGGGCACGGGCAGGGCGGGTGACCTGCATCACGTGTGCACACTCTGTGTAACCGGAGAAAGTTCTACAGTCAAGACGTTCAGCGTCGTTTTTGTGGAGCAGGTTACCCCGCTGGCAGCGGTCGCCGCGTCAGCCCGGCAGCCGGCGGAGCCCGGAGCGGTACCGCCGGCCGCTGTCGACGTAGGACTGCACGCCGTAGTCGATCCACGTCTGCTGCTCGTCGCCCTCCATCGGGCGGCTGCGCGCGGGCACGCCCAGGGCCATCGACCCGGCCGGGACCACGGTGTCCTCGGTGACGAGGGCGCAGGCCCCCACGACGCTGCCGGTCTCGACCCGGGCCCGGTTGAGCACCACCGATCCCGAACCGACCAGGCACCGGTCCTCGACGACGCAGCCCTCGAGGTGCACGTTGTGCCCGACCACGCAGTCCTGCCCGATCACCGTCGGCCACTCGTGCGTGGTGTGCACGACGGTGCCGTCCTGCACCGACGTGCGGGCCCCGACGGTGATCCGGCCGTGGTCGCCGCGCAGCACGGCGCCGGGCCACACCGACGCCTCGTCGCCGATCACCACGTCGCCGATGACGACCGCGTCCGGGTGGACGTACGCGGACAGGCTGATCTGGGGCTCGAGGTCGTCGAGGGCGTACAAGGGCACAGGGTCCTCCGGTCAGGCAGCGGGATCCAGCCCGGCGTACACGCGCAGCGCGTTGCCGCCGAGCACGAGGGGCACGACATTCTCGGGCAGGCCGAGGCCGGCGACGGCGCGGGCGTTGACCGCCTGGCCAGGCACTCCCGGCCAGTCCGTCCCGTAGATCCACTTCCGGGCCAGCCGGCCGAGGTCGAAGCGGCTGTAGTACTCGGGCAGCCGCTTGGGCGGCAGCCCGGACAGCTCGATCCAGACCGTCTCGTGCGAGAGCGCGAGGAAGGCGGCGGCGTCGTACCACCAGCCACGCCCACCGTGCGCCAGGACCACCTGCAGCTGCGGGAAGTCGCGCAGCACCGCATCCAGCAGCACCGGGTCGGCGTAGGCGTTCGTCGAGCCCGGGAAGCTGCTCGTCCCGCAGTGCACGACCAGCGGCACCCGGCGCTCGACCAGCACCGCGTACGCCGGATAGAGCGCCTGGTCGTCGGCGCGGAATCCGCCGTGCACAGGGTGGATCTTCAGCGCGGCGGCGCCGAGGTCGAGCTGCCGCTCGAGCTCCCGGCCGATCGGGTAGTGCAGGTGCGGATTGACGTTGGCGACCGGGCGGAAGCGGCGCGGGTTGTGCTCGACGAGCGGCAGCAGGTCGTCGAAGGACTGGTAGCCGGTCGCCTTCGGGCTGTACTCGCAGAACAGCAGCGCCACGTCCACGCCCTCGTCGGCGAACAGCTCGTCCAGCCGCGCGGGGTCCGGGCTGCCGTCCGGCCGCCAGACCTGCTCGAGCAGCCCCGGCCGGCCGAAGCGGCGCGCCCACTCGATCCAGGCGGGGGCCAGCGTCGTCAGGTGCGGGACGTGGACGTGCGCGTCGACCAGGACGTGACCGTCGAGCACCCGCCGCTCCCCGTCAGGAGACCGGGGCCGGCAGCGCCGGCGTACCGGTGGTCGTGGGGTCCTGCGGCGCCGTCGACGCCTGCCGGCCGGCGACGTCCCGCAGCCGGAAGCGCTGGATCTTGCCGGTGGCCGTCTTGGGCAGCTCGTCCACCACGAGCACCGCGCGGGGCCGCTTGAAGGCGGCCAGCCCCTCGCGGCACCACCGCACCAGTGCCTCCTCCTCGACCGAGGCACCCGGCGTCAGGACGACCCACGCGACCGGCTTGTCGAGCTCGTTGCTGTCCGGCACGCCGACGACGGCGGCCTCGACGACGTCCGGGTGCTGCAGCAGCCGGTCCTCCACCTCGACCGGGGAGACCCAGATCCCGCCGGCCTTGAGCAGGTCGTTGGAGCGGCCGAGGCAGGTGTAGTAGCCGTCGGCCGAGCGGGTGTAGGTGTCGCCCGTGCACAGCCACTCGCCCTGGAAGACCGCCCGGGTGGCGTCGGTACGGCACCAGTAGCCGGTCGCGAGGGAGGCGCCCCGCACGAACAGCGCGCCGGGGGTGTCGTCCGGCACGGGCCGGCCCTGCTCGTCACGCAGCTCCACGTCGTAGCCGGGCACCGGTGTCCCCGAGGTCCCCGGGCGCACCTGCCCCTCGGTGTTCGACAGGAAGATGTGCAGCGCCTCGGTCGAGCCGATGCCGTCGAGGATGTCGACACCGAACCGCCCGGTGAAGCGGCGGTAGAGCGTCGCGGGCAGCGCCTCACCCGCCGAGGCGCACAGCCGGACCGAGCGGAAGGTGTCCTCCGGCAGGTCGGCGGCGAGCAGCGCGGCGAAGAACGTGGGGCCGGCGAAGAACAGGGTCGGGGCGTCCTCGCGCATGCGTTCCGCGACGACCTCCGGCGAGGGGCGGCGGGGCTCCAGGACGGTCGTGGCGCCGACCGACAGCGGGAACAGCGCGGAATTGCCCAGCCCGTAGGCGAAGAACAGCTTGGCGATCGAGAAGCAGACGTCGTCGCGGGTGATGCGCAGGACGTCCCGGGCGTAGGTCTCGCAGACCGCGCGAATGTTCGCGTGCCGGTGCATCGCCCCCTTGGGGGTGCCGGTCGTCCCCGAGGTGTAGAGCCACAGCGCCGGCGTGTCACCGCAGGTCTGCGCCGGCCCGGCCACGTCACCGGCGGGCGGGCTCCCGGCTGTCAGCAGGTCCGGCCAGGCCGTCACGGTCGCACCGGCCGGGGCCGTGACCTGCGCACCGTCGACGGCGACCAGGTGCGCGAGCTGCGGGGCGGAGCCGGCAGCCACGGATGCGGCCGGGGCGAATTCCGGGGTGGTGACCAGCATCCGGGCGCCGGAGTCGGCGACGACCTTGGCCAGCTCCGGCCCGGTGAGCATCGTCGAGAGCGGCACGGCGACCGCGCCGTGCCGCCAGGCCCCGAGCAGACCGACCAGCAGCTCGGGACGGTCCGAGCAGACGAAGACGACCCGCTCGCCGGGGCGCACGTCGGCGGCCGCCAGCCCCGCGGCGAACGCGGCGGACTGGTCGCGCAGGTCGAGGTAGCTCAGCCGGGTCGCCCCGCTCACGACGGCGGTGCGCTGCCCGTCACCCGCCTCGACGTGCCGGTCGACCAGGTAGTGGGCCGCGTTGAAGAACTCGCTCATCGGATGTCCGTCCGTCCTCGTCCCGTCCGGGAGGGGCTCTCGGTCCTGTGCTGCCGAACACACTACGGACAGTTTGCGCGTCGTCAAGGGTCCGTAGAAGGTGAGCTGTCGCGGCGACCGCTGCACCGTGTGGTGTCATGGCCCGCGTGACCGCCGATCCGGGGGCGCGACGCCGGGAGACGGGCGCCGCGAGCGCCCGCTCCCTCCTGCTCACCGTGCTCGGCGAGTTCGTCCTGCCGCGCGACGAGCCGGCCTGGACCGGCGCCCTGGTCACGTCCCTCGCGCAGGTCGAGGTCGAGGAGAAGGCTGCGCGGCAGGCGCTTTCGCGCACCGCCGGCGAGGGGCTGCTGTCCGCCGAGCGCGACGGCCGTCGGGTGCGGTGGAGGCTCACCCCTGCCGGGACGCGGCTGCTCGCCGAGGGTGCCGAGCGCATCTACGGCTTCGGCCGGCGCGTTCAGCCCTGGGACGGCCAGTGGCTGGTGCTCGCCGTGAGCGTGCCCGAGACCCAGCGCCAGCTGCGGCACCGGCTGCGTACGCGGCTCACCTGGGCCGGACTGGGATCACCCATGCCGGGACTGTGGGTCACTC contains the following coding sequences:
- a CDS encoding PaaX family transcriptional regulator C-terminal domain-containing protein, which encodes MARVTADPGARRRETGAASARSLLLTVLGEFVLPRDEPAWTGALVTSLAQVEVEEKAARQALSRTAGEGLLSAERDGRRVRWRLTPAGTRLLAEGAERIYGFGRRVQPWDGQWLVLAVSVPETQRQLRHRLRTRLTWAGLGSPMPGLWVTPDAGKEKEVAAAVEELGVDAFSFTGPFGQIGDQQRVVCQAWALDDVERRYDIFLDSVSGTDPGNQAQTFQAQVRLVQEWRRFPFLDPALPAELLPPTWPGSAAADLFHRRHDQWHADAQEHWEQLCSSAGARL
- a CDS encoding ABC transporter ATP-binding protein — encoded protein: MDPVLQCTGVTKRFGRLAAVDDVSLTVARGARHALIGPNGAGKSTLFNLLAGTLKATSGSIAFDGRDVTATSDAWRSRAGLAKTFQHSSLFLSLSVADNVAIAAQRVTGDGLRIRRSTKRCPEVDLCVQRCLEQTGLSDRARSRVSELSHGERRQLEVAVGLATEPTLLLLDEPTAGMSAAESGRFAELVESLPADVTVLLIEHDLDVVFRLAGRISVLHLGRLLADGDPETIRADERVQQAYLGTASTEELFLPAVGA
- a CDS encoding branched-chain amino acid ABC transporter permease, with amino-acid sequence MLGWLGTNLVTIIDGVAFGVLLFTIALGLSLVFGVMDVLNLAHGALYLGGAYLAVTVLGDGGGGLLVFVLAALVALAAGAVAGAGLSLVTRPIAHRGHLDQALLTLGIAFVLADLFSEAYGNDVKSVAAPAVLGGSTSILGDSYPTYRLVVIAVGLLLALGAWYLIERTRVGSLVQASVADPQMVRALGVNTTYLVTGVFAAGAALAAFGGVLGAPILSASPGLDTRVLILGLVVVVIGGLGSVSGALVGALLIGQVEALGVSLLPTYASFLTFGTMALVLLLRPSGILASGRAA
- a CDS encoding ABC transporter substrate-binding protein — protein: MRRPRHPLVPLVAALGATVLTACGGANSLGGGGSDAAGSTDDTSPIPVGLLVPTSGVYAPLGEDLRQGFELYLEQHDGQLAGRKVELQVVDEGETPDTGVPGAQRLIQQDVAAVVGIVNSATALGVRDAFEEAQIPLVIANAGADAITGERSSDYVWRTSFANGEVAAALGPYAAEKCKSVFLMAADYAAGKEAAGGFEKSFTQAGGKVAGSVFPPFGTTTNYQPFLAQVKQSGADCVYSFFAGAEAVAFTKQYAQFGLKDKVKLYSSGFLTEGGVLQAAGEAATGVETSLHYTDQLDTPRNKEFVEAYRAKYDEAPTVYAVQAYDAAQVLDQAFANGTEGPDVVAGLQAIDTVDSPRGEFGFSAGHGPDQTYYLRRVEAGQGGLVNMVVDELPAS
- a CDS encoding gamma carbonic anhydrase family protein; this translates as MPLYALDDLEPQISLSAYVHPDAVVIGDVVIGDEASVWPGAVLRGDHGRITVGARTSVQDGTVVHTTHEWPTVIGQDCVVGHNVHLEGCVVEDRCLVGSGSVVLNRARVETGSVVGACALVTEDTVVPAGSMALGVPARSRPMEGDEQQTWIDYGVQSYVDSGRRYRSGLRRLPG
- a CDS encoding benzoate-CoA ligase family protein, whose translation is MSEFFNAAHYLVDRHVEAGDGQRTAVVSGATRLSYLDLRDQSAAFAAGLAAADVRPGERVVFVCSDRPELLVGLLGAWRHGAVAVPLSTMLTGPELAKVVADSGARMLVTTPEFAPAASVAAGSAPQLAHLVAVDGAQVTAPAGATVTAWPDLLTAGSPPAGDVAGPAQTCGDTPALWLYTSGTTGTPKGAMHRHANIRAVCETYARDVLRITRDDVCFSIAKLFFAYGLGNSALFPLSVGATTVLEPRRPSPEVVAERMREDAPTLFFAGPTFFAALLAADLPEDTFRSVRLCASAGEALPATLYRRFTGRFGVDILDGIGSTEALHIFLSNTEGQVRPGTSGTPVPGYDVELRDEQGRPVPDDTPGALFVRGASLATGYWCRTDATRAVFQGEWLCTGDTYTRSADGYYTCLGRSNDLLKAGGIWVSPVEVEDRLLQHPDVVEAAVVGVPDSNELDKPVAWVVLTPGASVEEEALVRWCREGLAAFKRPRAVLVVDELPKTATGKIQRFRLRDVAGRQASTAPQDPTTTGTPALPAPVS
- a CDS encoding branched-chain amino acid ABC transporter permease, with amino-acid sequence MTGPALASTASTSDMNIDEVVAAPRPAPQGVFLRRHLPIGAAIVLALFAVPFLAPAELANALTRILALALFAVSLDLLVGVSGLPSLGHAAPFGVGAYAAGITAKEVTPFAPVQLLAAVVAGALLSVLVGALVVRTRGTYLLMLTLALAELVHVLAGRWDAVTGGTNGLVGIPALTLSPGGEPVRLAGIRYWYVLSVALLFFALVVLVSRSAFGRTLRGIRDNEQRMSSLGYSTFRVKYTVFVIAGAVAGAAGALYVAQARFVSPTDLGFEVSALALLAVVIGGRGSLWGAVLGTALVFYLRDEIGPLLGGRGGLLMGIVFIAAVYLLPRGFAGLRLPHRSRVPS
- a CDS encoding amidohydrolase family protein; translated protein: MLDGHVLVDAHVHVPHLTTLAPAWIEWARRFGRPGLLEQVWRPDGSPDPARLDELFADEGVDVALLFCEYSPKATGYQSFDDLLPLVEHNPRRFRPVANVNPHLHYPIGRELERQLDLGAAALKIHPVHGGFRADDQALYPAYAVLVERRVPLVVHCGTSSFPGSTNAYADPVLLDAVLRDFPQLQVVLAHGGRGWWYDAAAFLALSHETVWIELSGLPPKRLPEYYSRFDLGRLARKWIYGTDWPGVPGQAVNARAVAGLGLPENVVPLVLGGNALRVYAGLDPAA